The proteins below are encoded in one region of Caulobacter henricii:
- a CDS encoding alpha/beta fold hydrolase — MTESPEFLVRDDNQRIAYRRVAGEGPMVVWLGGFHSDMTGTKAQVLADHAEATGGGYLRFDYFGHGESDGQFRDGTISRWREDALAVIDDLTEGPLVLVGSSMGGWIACLAAMARPERVKAMVLIAPAPDFTEKLMEPELSPDARAAIARDGFWIRPSDYDDGGYAITRQLLEDGARWSILQGEVPIEVPVRVLQGGADPDVPWSHALTLVNALKSDDVVFTLIRDGDHRLSRPQDLERLVAAVVEARSLVEVDDDPVARRLARAARARGASLASAAAWAAADIGPDEE; from the coding sequence ATGACCGAATCCCCGGAGTTTCTGGTTCGCGACGACAATCAGCGCATCGCCTATCGCCGGGTGGCCGGCGAAGGCCCGATGGTCGTCTGGCTGGGCGGCTTTCATTCCGACATGACCGGGACCAAGGCCCAGGTCCTGGCCGATCACGCAGAGGCCACAGGCGGCGGTTATCTGCGCTTCGACTATTTCGGCCATGGCGAGTCCGACGGCCAGTTTCGCGACGGCACGATCAGCCGCTGGCGTGAGGACGCCCTGGCCGTGATCGACGATCTGACCGAGGGGCCGCTGGTGCTGGTCGGCTCGTCGATGGGCGGCTGGATCGCCTGCCTGGCCGCCATGGCCCGGCCCGAACGGGTCAAGGCCATGGTGCTGATCGCGCCGGCCCCGGACTTCACCGAGAAACTGATGGAGCCGGAACTGTCGCCGGACGCCAGGGCGGCCATCGCCCGGGACGGCTTCTGGATCCGGCCTTCCGACTATGACGACGGCGGCTACGCCATCACCCGGCAGTTGCTGGAAGACGGCGCGCGGTGGTCGATCCTCCAGGGCGAGGTTCCGATCGAGGTTCCGGTGCGGGTTCTGCAGGGCGGCGCCGATCCCGACGTGCCGTGGAGCCATGCGCTGACCTTAGTCAATGCCCTGAAGAGCGACGATGTGGTCTTCACCCTGATCCGGGACGGTGATCACCGGCTGTCCCGGCCGCAGGATCTGGAGCGGCTGGTTGCAGCGGTGGTCGAAGCGCGGTCACTGGTCGAGGTCGATGACGACCCGGTTGCACGGCGGCTGGCCAGGGCCGCCAGGGCGCGGGGCGCGAGCCTGGCCTCTGCGGCGGCCTGGGCGGCGGCGGATATCGGGCCGGACGAGGAGTAG
- the infC gene encoding translation initiation factor IF-3: MQTPPVKDGPRINDEIRVPRVLLIDQNGEKQGEMPTASALEAAEEAGLDLVEIVPNANPPVCKILDYGKFKFQEQKKKNEARKRQKIVELKEIKLRPNIDIHDYEVKAKAMTRFFEEGDKVKVTLRFRGREMAHPELGMKLLIKVKTDFEEIAKVEYEPRMEGRQMIMILAPK, translated from the coding sequence ATGCAAACGCCGCCCGTCAAAGACGGACCGCGTATCAACGATGAAATCCGCGTCCCGCGCGTCCTGCTGATCGACCAAAACGGCGAGAAGCAAGGCGAGATGCCGACCGCCTCCGCCCTCGAAGCGGCCGAGGAAGCTGGCCTGGACCTGGTGGAAATCGTTCCGAACGCCAATCCTCCCGTCTGCAAGATCCTGGACTACGGCAAGTTCAAGTTCCAGGAGCAGAAGAAGAAGAACGAGGCGCGCAAGCGGCAGAAGATCGTCGAGCTCAAGGAAATCAAGCTCCGGCCCAATATCGACATCCACGATTACGAGGTTAAGGCCAAGGCCATGACCCGGTTCTTCGAGGAGGGCGACAAGGTCAAGGTGACCCTGCGCTTCCGCGGCCGTGAAATGGCGCACCCGGAACTGGGCATGAAGCTGCTGATCAAGGTGAAGACCGACTTCGAGGAAATCGCCAAGGTCGAGTACGAGCCGCGCATGGAAGGCCGGCAGATGATCATGATCCTAGCCCCCAAATAG
- a CDS encoding glycosyltransferase family 4 protein — protein sequence MPDLPADFTLLQVTPELETGGAEQTTIDVARAVVAQGGKALVATKGGRMAARLEADGGRLVQMPAQTKNPLVMLGNAARLVDLIRRQKVTLVHARSRAPAFSALWAAHATKVPFVATYHGVYNARSNLKRWYNAVMTRGDLVIANSEYTRAHVIREHGIAPERVVAIPRGVDLKRFEPDQVSAERLETLRSAWGLAADEPRLKVVLAGRLTRWKGQSLLIEAMARLKAAGDPEVLLLLVGDDQGRKAYRGELETQIAAAGLQDDVKIVGHCDDMPAAYLLADLAIAPSLEPEAFGRTAVEPQVMGRPVLAADHGAARETVVPGETGWLVAPGNAEAWAAALETARQAGPSNRHAMGQAARARARRLYSVDAMCEATLNVYARVLEARVLERRP from the coding sequence GTGCCCGACCTACCCGCCGATTTCACCTTGCTGCAGGTCACCCCCGAACTGGAAACGGGCGGAGCCGAGCAGACGACGATAGATGTCGCTCGCGCCGTCGTGGCGCAAGGCGGCAAGGCGTTGGTCGCAACAAAGGGCGGACGCATGGCCGCCCGCCTGGAAGCTGACGGCGGCCGACTGGTGCAGATGCCGGCCCAGACCAAGAACCCGCTGGTCATGCTGGGCAATGCTGCTCGGCTGGTCGACCTGATCCGCCGTCAGAAGGTGACTCTGGTGCATGCCCGTTCCCGAGCCCCGGCCTTCAGCGCCCTGTGGGCCGCCCACGCGACCAAAGTGCCGTTCGTCGCCACCTATCATGGCGTCTATAATGCCCGCTCCAATCTGAAGCGCTGGTACAACGCGGTCATGACGCGGGGTGACCTGGTCATCGCCAATTCGGAATACACCCGCGCCCATGTCATCCGGGAACACGGGATTGCTCCGGAACGGGTGGTGGCCATCCCGCGCGGCGTGGACCTCAAGCGCTTTGAGCCCGATCAGGTCAGTGCCGAGCGGCTCGAGACCCTTCGCTCCGCCTGGGGTCTGGCGGCCGACGAGCCCCGGCTCAAGGTCGTGCTGGCCGGGCGGCTGACGCGCTGGAAGGGACAGTCCCTGCTGATTGAGGCCATGGCCCGACTAAAGGCAGCAGGTGACCCGGAGGTCCTGCTGTTGCTGGTCGGCGATGACCAGGGCCGCAAGGCCTATCGCGGTGAGCTTGAAACCCAGATCGCCGCCGCCGGTCTGCAGGACGATGTGAAGATCGTCGGCCATTGCGATGACATGCCGGCCGCCTATCTGTTGGCGGACCTGGCGATCGCGCCGTCCCTGGAGCCCGAAGCCTTCGGCCGCACGGCGGTCGAGCCCCAGGTGATGGGACGGCCGGTCCTGGCGGCCGATCACGGTGCCGCGCGCGAGACGGTCGTCCCGGGCGAAACCGGCTGGCTGGTGGCTCCGGGCAATGCCGAAGCCTGGGCTGCTGCCCTGGAGACGGCCCGGCAGGCGGGTCCGTCGAACCGACACGCCATGGGCCAGGCCGCCCGGGCCCGTGCTCGGCGGTTGTATTCAGTGGACGCCATGTGCGAAGCCACCTTGAACGTCTATGCGCGCGTACTGGAAGCCAGAGTTTTGGAGCGGAGACCGTGA
- a CDS encoding DUF6456 domain-containing protein, with the protein MSGAPDLATEHLAHRAARLLARPGAVIEAAPLGYAVRLGPNRRRRPMLVIDEPAFEVLVRLASLKPRAQGGWTLVFAPLGRPAPPPGRPGIIEGEKLLEEPGVGRAAFRANLGESPLAWLARRRDGQGRPWLAPVEAAAGERLREDFHRAGTVGRLTMSWDATPRSAGRGPGLEPAERARAAKDRIAAALEAAGPGLREILEHVCLAGTALEAAERALGLPRRAGKTVLKLALQRLVSHYRMA; encoded by the coding sequence ATGAGCGGAGCCCCAGATCTGGCGACCGAGCATCTGGCCCATCGTGCGGCCCGGCTTCTTGCCCGGCCGGGCGCGGTGATCGAGGCCGCACCGTTGGGCTATGCCGTGCGACTGGGACCCAATCGTCGGCGGCGTCCGATGCTGGTCATCGATGAGCCGGCCTTTGAGGTGCTGGTGCGGTTGGCGTCCTTGAAGCCCCGAGCCCAGGGTGGCTGGACCCTGGTCTTCGCGCCCTTAGGCCGTCCTGCGCCACCGCCGGGGCGACCTGGGATCATTGAGGGCGAGAAGCTGCTTGAGGAGCCGGGTGTTGGCCGTGCCGCCTTTCGGGCCAATCTGGGCGAGTCGCCCCTGGCCTGGCTGGCCCGGCGTCGCGACGGGCAGGGACGGCCCTGGCTCGCGCCGGTCGAGGCGGCGGCGGGTGAGCGGCTGCGCGAGGACTTTCATCGCGCCGGAACGGTCGGCCGTCTGACCATGTCCTGGGACGCGACGCCCCGGTCCGCTGGGCGTGGTCCCGGCCTGGAACCCGCCGAACGGGCCCGGGCCGCCAAGGACCGGATCGCGGCCGCGCTGGAAGCGGCGGGCCCTGGCCTGCGCGAGATTTTGGAGCATGTCTGTCTGGCCGGGACCGCCCTGGAGGCCGCCGAGCGTGCCCTGGGCCTGCCGAGGCGGGCAGGCAAGACGGTTCTCAAACTGGCCCTGCAGCGGCTGGT
- a CDS encoding glycosyltransferase family 9 protein codes for MSKEIKKVLVIKLGALGDFVLALAAMKKIRQAHPKAKITLLTTPPFEALAKLSPYFNSVETDGRPMDFGDITRMLGRLRTARYDRVYDLQTNSRTNWYYQALRPFPPQWSGIAFGCSHPQRGTARQSMHTLERHADQLRAAGIWPDAPVEPGNAPPPDLSWILRRHKEARPVAGAAAPRPYVLFVPGGSAHRPEKRWPVEAFAQLGSLLKARGLDIVIIGGPQESAMARQIQKAVGQARDLTGRTDFAQLAVLGAKAALVVGNDTGPTHLLAAAGAPTIALFSGASDPELCGPRGHVAVIRSPDLKALPVSTVASAAMSLLP; via the coding sequence GTGAGTAAGGAAATCAAGAAGGTCCTGGTGATCAAGCTGGGGGCCCTTGGCGATTTCGTGCTCGCACTGGCGGCGATGAAGAAGATCCGCCAGGCCCATCCCAAGGCCAAGATCACCCTTCTGACCACGCCCCCGTTCGAAGCCCTCGCCAAGCTCAGCCCCTATTTCAACAGCGTCGAAACCGACGGTCGCCCGATGGATTTCGGCGACATCACCCGGATGCTGGGCCGCCTGCGCACGGCCCGTTACGACCGCGTCTATGACCTGCAGACCAACAGCCGCACCAACTGGTACTATCAGGCCCTGCGGCCGTTTCCGCCGCAGTGGAGCGGCATCGCCTTTGGTTGCTCGCACCCCCAGCGCGGTACGGCCCGCCAGTCGATGCACACGCTGGAGCGCCATGCCGACCAGCTGCGCGCCGCGGGCATCTGGCCTGATGCTCCGGTGGAACCCGGCAATGCCCCGCCGCCGGACCTGTCTTGGATTCTGCGACGCCACAAGGAAGCGCGCCCGGTTGCCGGTGCCGCCGCCCCGCGTCCCTATGTGCTCTTCGTCCCCGGTGGCTCGGCGCACCGGCCGGAAAAGCGCTGGCCTGTGGAGGCCTTTGCCCAGCTGGGCTCGCTTCTGAAGGCGCGAGGGCTGGACATCGTCATCATCGGCGGTCCGCAGGAAAGCGCCATGGCCCGGCAGATCCAGAAGGCGGTCGGCCAGGCCCGCGACCTGACCGGACGCACCGACTTTGCCCAACTGGCCGTCCTGGGGGCCAAGGCGGCCCTTGTGGTCGGCAATGATACCGGCCCCACGCACCTGCTGGCCGCAGCGGGGGCCCCGACGATCGCCCTGTTCTCCGGCGCTTCGGATCCCGAACTCTGTGGCCCGCGCGGCCATGTGGCGGTCATCCGGTCGCCCGACCTCAAGGCCCTGCCGGTCTCGACTGTGGCCAGCGCGGCCATGTCCCTGCTGCCGTAA
- a CDS encoding SDR family oxidoreductase, whose amino-acid sequence MRLFVFGLGYVGAAFGQALQARGWDIAATARSPEQAAKLRAAGIEPADPDDRDAMAAALSGAKAVLVTAPPGESGCAALESVIPALAQSGAFPDWIGYLSTTGVYGDFEGRWVFETSPLKAQSVEGARRVGAERDWRQVGRGMGLTVTTFRLPGIYGPGRSALDRLRAGEGRRIVKPGQVFSRIHLDDIVSGLLASLDQPRAGGIYNLCDDEPAPPQDVIEYAAKLLGIAVPPDLPFNALGLSPATRRFYAENKRVSNARAKAELGWRPKYPTYREGLRAILEREA is encoded by the coding sequence TTGCGTCTGTTCGTGTTCGGTCTGGGCTATGTCGGCGCGGCTTTCGGCCAGGCACTGCAGGCTCGGGGCTGGGATATCGCCGCCACGGCACGCTCGCCGGAACAGGCGGCGAAGCTGCGGGCGGCCGGGATCGAGCCTGCCGATCCCGATGACCGTGACGCCATGGCGGCGGCCCTGTCCGGGGCCAAGGCGGTCCTGGTCACCGCCCCGCCCGGCGAAAGCGGCTGTGCAGCCCTGGAATCGGTGATCCCCGCCCTGGCCCAGTCGGGGGCCTTTCCCGACTGGATCGGCTATCTGTCGACCACAGGCGTCTATGGCGACTTTGAGGGTCGCTGGGTGTTCGAGACCTCGCCCCTCAAGGCCCAGTCGGTCGAGGGAGCCCGCCGGGTCGGGGCCGAACGCGACTGGCGCCAGGTCGGACGCGGCATGGGCCTGACCGTGACCACCTTCCGCCTGCCCGGCATCTACGGTCCAGGCCGCAGCGCTCTGGATCGCCTGCGCGCCGGCGAAGGCCGTCGTATCGTCAAGCCGGGCCAGGTGTTCAGCCGGATCCACCTGGACGACATTGTCTCGGGCCTTCTGGCCTCGCTGGACCAACCCCGGGCCGGAGGCATCTATAATCTCTGCGACGACGAGCCGGCCCCGCCGCAGGACGTGATCGAATATGCGGCCAAGCTGCTGGGCATTGCCGTTCCGCCCGACCTGCCCTTCAACGCCCTGGGCCTGTCGCCCGCCACGCGCCGCTTCTATGCCGAGAACAAGCGGGTCTCGAACGCTAGGGCCAAGGCGGAGTTGGGCTGGCGGCCCAAGTATCCGACCTATCGCGAGGGATTGAGGGCGATTCTGGAGCGCGAGGCCTAG
- a CDS encoding MFS transporter, protein MSQTASPAPSAHSARALYVLLLVVFINLVGFGLVIPLLPFYAQSLKAEPWQITALFSAYSLGQFFAEPFWGRLSDRIGRRPVLIVTILANTLSYIALAFAPNILAAFAIRLIGGFATGNISTIQGYMADVTPPEKRAGRMGLLGSAFGAGFVVGPALGGLLAHPEAGQIGFQIPLFAAAGMAALAALGVFLFVVESRAPSAPDAPRPHRREALQAARSHPVLSRVLLVTLVSTAAFAGMESVFGLWTHARFDWGPRQVGLCFAVIGIVASIGQGVVTGRLARRFGEPLVLTTGLSIIALSLAMTPFATSGTVVPLFVGLTAMGQSLVFPCVAALISRATPPDQQGEMLGLNMAAGSLARMGGPLLAGPLFGLNIAGPYWFGALLTLPAIWLAASLAKRAKTAA, encoded by the coding sequence ATGTCCCAGACCGCCTCCCCCGCGCCGTCCGCCCATAGCGCCCGCGCGCTGTATGTCCTGCTGCTGGTGGTGTTCATCAACCTGGTCGGGTTCGGGCTGGTTATTCCGCTGCTACCCTTCTACGCCCAGTCGCTGAAGGCTGAGCCCTGGCAGATCACGGCGCTGTTTTCGGCCTACAGCCTGGGCCAGTTCTTTGCCGAACCCTTCTGGGGAAGACTGTCTGACCGCATCGGTCGTCGGCCGGTGCTGATCGTCACCATCCTGGCCAATACCCTGTCCTATATCGCCCTGGCCTTTGCCCCCAACATCCTGGCCGCCTTCGCCATCCGGCTGATCGGCGGGTTTGCCACCGGCAATATCTCGACCATCCAAGGCTATATGGCGGACGTCACCCCGCCGGAGAAGCGCGCGGGGCGTATGGGTCTGCTGGGTTCGGCCTTTGGGGCCGGCTTCGTGGTCGGACCGGCCCTGGGCGGCCTTCTCGCCCATCCGGAAGCTGGACAGATCGGCTTCCAGATCCCGCTCTTTGCGGCCGCCGGCATGGCCGCCCTCGCCGCCCTAGGCGTCTTCCTGTTCGTCGTCGAAAGTCGCGCGCCCAGCGCACCGGATGCGCCGCGCCCCCATCGCCGCGAAGCCCTGCAGGCCGCCAGGAGCCATCCTGTCCTGTCGCGCGTCCTGCTGGTCACCCTGGTCTCGACCGCCGCCTTTGCGGGCATGGAATCGGTCTTTGGCCTGTGGACCCATGCCCGCTTCGACTGGGGCCCGCGCCAGGTTGGCCTGTGTTTCGCCGTTATCGGGATCGTCGCCTCGATCGGCCAGGGTGTCGTGACCGGCCGGCTGGCCCGGCGATTTGGCGAGCCTTTGGTCCTGACCACCGGCCTGTCGATCATTGCCCTGAGCCTGGCCATGACTCCTTTCGCGACCAGCGGCACGGTCGTACCGCTGTTCGTAGGCCTGACGGCCATGGGACAGTCCCTGGTCTTTCCCTGTGTCGCCGCCCTGATTTCGCGCGCTACCCCGCCGGACCAGCAGGGCGAGATGCTGGGCCTGAACATGGCCGCAGGCTCGCTGGCCCGCATGGGTGGCCCCCTGCTGGCAGGTCCGCTGTTTGGCCTGAACATCGCCGGCCCCTACTGGTTCGGGGCCCTGTTGACCCTGCCGGCGATCTGGCTGGCGGCCAGTCTGGCGAAACGGGCAAAGACGGCGGCTTGA
- a CDS encoding DUF1330 domain-containing protein yields MSLPVHVNEALVRDLPDNGPVVMVNFLRFREHSADGDGTGWDAYLRYSANTVPLIKALGGAILWSGKPEGVAIGPPSTVLWDYIVLVRYPSRAAFLDMVTSADYARGNPHRENAVADHLILASTETFSRFPAS; encoded by the coding sequence ATGTCCCTGCCAGTTCACGTCAATGAGGCGCTTGTGCGCGACCTGCCCGACAACGGGCCGGTCGTGATGGTCAATTTCCTGCGCTTTCGCGAGCATTCTGCCGACGGCGATGGCACGGGCTGGGATGCCTATCTTCGGTACAGCGCCAATACAGTGCCTTTGATCAAGGCCCTCGGCGGCGCAATTCTCTGGAGCGGCAAGCCTGAAGGTGTCGCGATTGGCCCGCCCTCGACGGTTCTGTGGGACTACATCGTCCTCGTTCGGTATCCGTCGCGCGCCGCCTTTCTCGACATGGTCACGTCCGCGGACTACGCCCGTGGCAATCCGCATCGCGAAAATGCTGTGGCGGACCACCTGATCCTGGCGTCAACCGAGACCTTTTCCAGGTTTCCGGCAAGCTGA
- the rplT gene encoding 50S ribosomal protein L20, translating into MARVKRGVTAHAKHKKVLEQAKGFYGRRKNTIRTAKAAVDKAGQYAYRDRKVRKRAFRSLWIQRINAGARTEGFTYSQFIHGLDVAGIVIDRKVLSDIAGNDPAAFKAIADKVRTALAA; encoded by the coding sequence ATGGCTCGCGTCAAAAGGGGCGTCACCGCCCACGCCAAGCACAAGAAGGTTCTTGAGCAGGCGAAAGGCTTCTACGGCCGCCGCAAGAACACCATCCGTACCGCCAAGGCCGCCGTCGACAAGGCCGGCCAGTACGCCTACCGCGACCGCAAGGTCCGCAAGCGCGCCTTCCGCTCGCTGTGGATCCAGCGCATCAACGCCGGCGCCCGCACCGAAGGCTTCACCTACTCGCAGTTTATCCACGGCCTGGACGTGGCGGGTATCGTGATCGACCGTAAGGTTCTGTCGGATATCGCGGGTAACGACCCTGCTGCGTTCAAGGCCATTGCTGACAAGGTCCGCACCGCCCTGGCCGCCTAA
- a CDS encoding sugar kinase gives MAKITVLGECMVEMSPDGLSGDGAPLYRMGFAGDTFNTAVYMARLGDQVAYCTALGQGDPFSDGVLAAMRREGLDTRLIREVSNRLPGLYAIVLDDSGERKFHYWRERAPIRDLFSEHTADQLIEAARASDLVYLSGVTLAVIGDIGRARLKDVLAYVHSLGVAVALDFNYRPALWPGPEAARAALDGVVPACRYISLSSEDTRPLYGREAEDLAAQWAAGGGEVVARDESHAVNVHRPEGRTATPAPPRVKALDTTGAGDSFNAAYLSARLAGLPIETAVARAHALAGRVVTCRGAIIPAGQSLGLDALPAN, from the coding sequence ATGGCCAAAATCACAGTGCTCGGCGAATGCATGGTCGAGATGTCGCCGGACGGCCTGTCGGGCGACGGCGCGCCGCTCTACCGGATGGGCTTTGCCGGCGACACCTTCAATACTGCTGTCTATATGGCCCGGCTCGGTGATCAGGTCGCCTATTGCACGGCCCTGGGCCAGGGTGATCCCTTCAGTGACGGTGTCCTGGCGGCCATGCGGCGCGAGGGGCTGGATACCCGCCTGATCCGTGAGGTCAGCAATCGCCTGCCGGGCCTCTATGCCATCGTCCTGGACGACAGCGGCGAGCGGAAGTTCCACTACTGGCGTGAACGGGCCCCTATCCGCGACCTGTTTTCTGAACATACCGCCGACCAGTTGATCGAGGCGGCCAGGGCCAGTGATCTTGTCTACCTGTCCGGCGTCACCCTGGCGGTCATCGGCGATATCGGCCGGGCGCGGCTGAAGGACGTCCTGGCCTATGTCCATTCCCTGGGCGTGGCCGTGGCCCTCGACTTCAACTATCGCCCCGCCCTGTGGCCCGGTCCCGAGGCGGCCCGAGCGGCGCTGGACGGCGTGGTTCCCGCCTGTCGCTACATCTCTCTCAGCAGCGAGGATACGCGACCGCTCTACGGCCGAGAGGCCGAGGACCTCGCCGCGCAGTGGGCGGCAGGTGGGGGCGAGGTCGTCGCCCGCGACGAAAGTCATGCGGTCAATGTCCACAGGCCTGAGGGCCGCACGGCCACCCCGGCTCCACCCCGAGTGAAGGCACTGGACACGACAGGGGCGGGCGACAGCTTCAATGCCGCCTATCTGTCGGCGAGGCTTGCGGGATTGCCGATTGAGACAGCCGTGGCGCGGGCTCATGCCCTGGCAGGGCGCGTGGTCACCTGTCGCGGCGCGATTATTCCGGCTGGACAGTCTTTGGGCCTCGATGCTTTACCCGCCAACTAG
- a CDS encoding DUF885 domain-containing protein, which yields MIATLMTGSAAWAHPDGDQLSQAIKTYEAANAGGEDDDGGGAEAARWRLPPVGPAADAARKAKLSYAQSLLTGVIVERLDPDERLTLQLLNFAISERLEGLSFDESRMPFSSDGGFDVTLLYRANGMRLKNEAEAAKWLELLSKTPDWYDANIANARRGIDTGFVQATPTAQSVLDRARRMAATPVAEEPLLAPLRALPTSVPADRKAALIAQGEKVLAEKVAPARAGFVTFMETEYLPKAAKSLAAVDLPDGQRYYAFLARRHTTTTMTPDQIHEIGQSEVARIRARMQTVMTQTGFKGTLPEFIAYLRKDPKFYPTSRQQLLEKASEIAKRADDQLPAHFGVLPRLSYGVRPVPASIEKGYTTGRYFGGDPKVGRAGGLMINTSELNQRALYELPALVLHEGAPGHHTQTSLAQEQTGVPEFRKGLYFNAFGEGWGLYSEWLGEEMGIYRDPYELFGRLSYEMWRACRLVADTGIHWKRWSLAQARACFTDNTALSPVNIEVELARYVSWPGQAVAYKIGELKILELRKRAETALGDRFDERKFHDAVLLQGSLPMAVLEQKIDAWIAQQQKP from the coding sequence ATGATAGCCACCCTGATGACGGGGAGCGCCGCTTGGGCCCATCCTGATGGCGACCAACTGTCCCAGGCCATCAAGACCTATGAAGCGGCCAACGCCGGCGGCGAGGACGATGACGGGGGCGGCGCCGAGGCTGCGCGCTGGCGGCTGCCACCGGTAGGGCCGGCGGCCGATGCGGCCCGCAAGGCCAAGCTGTCCTATGCCCAGAGCCTGCTGACCGGCGTCATCGTCGAGCGCCTTGATCCCGATGAGCGCCTGACCCTCCAGTTGCTCAATTTTGCGATTTCCGAGCGCCTCGAGGGCCTGTCGTTCGATGAGTCGCGCATGCCGTTCAGCAGCGACGGCGGCTTCGACGTCACCTTGCTGTATCGCGCCAATGGCATGCGTCTGAAGAATGAGGCCGAGGCCGCCAAGTGGCTGGAGCTTCTGTCCAAAACCCCTGACTGGTACGACGCAAATATCGCCAATGCCCGGCGCGGCATCGATACCGGTTTCGTTCAGGCCACTCCCACCGCGCAGTCGGTGCTCGATCGCGCTAGGCGCATGGCGGCGACTCCGGTGGCGGAAGAGCCGCTGCTGGCGCCCCTGCGCGCGCTGCCGACCAGCGTGCCCGCCGACCGCAAGGCGGCCCTGATCGCGCAGGGCGAAAAGGTGCTGGCCGAAAAGGTCGCCCCGGCCCGAGCCGGCTTCGTCACCTTCATGGAGACCGAGTATCTGCCCAAGGCCGCCAAGAGCCTGGCCGCCGTCGATCTGCCCGATGGCCAGCGCTACTACGCCTTCCTGGCCCGTCGCCACACGACCACGACCATGACGCCGGACCAGATCCATGAGATCGGCCAGAGCGAGGTCGCGCGCATCCGCGCCCGGATGCAGACGGTGATGACCCAGACCGGCTTCAAGGGCACGCTGCCGGAGTTCATCGCCTATCTGCGCAAGGACCCGAAATTCTACCCGACCAGCCGCCAGCAGCTGCTGGAAAAGGCCAGCGAGATCGCCAAGCGCGCCGATGACCAGCTGCCGGCCCATTTCGGTGTCCTGCCGCGCCTGAGCTATGGCGTGCGACCGGTGCCGGCCAGCATCGAGAAGGGCTACACAACGGGCCGTTACTTCGGCGGAGATCCCAAGGTCGGACGGGCCGGGGGGCTGATGATCAATACCTCCGAGCTGAACCAGCGGGCGCTGTACGAGTTGCCGGCCCTGGTGCTGCACGAGGGCGCGCCCGGGCATCACACCCAGACCTCTTTGGCCCAGGAACAGACGGGTGTGCCCGAGTTCCGCAAGGGCCTCTATTTCAATGCCTTCGGTGAGGGCTGGGGCCTCTATTCCGAATGGCTGGGCGAGGAGATGGGGATCTATCGCGATCCCTATGAACTGTTCGGCCGCCTGTCGTACGAGATGTGGCGGGCCTGCCGGCTGGTGGCCGATACCGGCATCCACTGGAAGCGCTGGAGCCTGGCGCAGGCACGCGCCTGTTTCACCGACAATACGGCCCTGTCGCCGGTCAATATCGAGGTCGAGCTGGCCCGCTACGTGTCCTGGCCCGGCCAGGCTGTGGCCTACAAGATCGGTGAGCTGAAGATCCTCGAACTGCGCAAGCGGGCTGAAACCGCGCTTGGCGACCGGTTCGACGAGCGCAAGTTCCACGATGCGGTGCTCCTGCAGGGCTCACTGCCCATGGCGGTCCTGGAGCAGAAGATCGACGCCTGGATTGCCCAGCAACAGAAGCCCTAA
- a CDS encoding helix-turn-helix domain-containing protein yields MLVLALEEVLGVTPDPRRDRLAVAFVTHLVALATDVSPGDIAAQKRTSLAASRARQIAIYLTHVTFHWPLNRVAFAFGRDRTTCAHACHRIEDLREDAGFDARLAALEECLRQAPRRVLEGAL; encoded by the coding sequence ATGTTGGTTCTTGCTCTCGAAGAGGTCTTGGGGGTCACACCCGATCCTCGCCGCGACCGCCTCGCGGTTGCCTTCGTCACCCATCTGGTCGCCCTGGCGACCGATGTCTCGCCCGGGGATATCGCGGCCCAGAAGCGCACCAGCTTGGCCGCGTCGCGCGCGCGGCAGATCGCCATCTATCTGACCCATGTCACCTTTCACTGGCCCTTGAACCGGGTGGCTTTTGCCTTTGGCCGGGACCGCACAACCTGTGCCCATGCCTGTCACAGGATCGAGGATCTGCGCGAGGATGCCGGGTTTGATGCCCGCCTGGCCGCACTGGAGGAATGCCTCCGCCAGGCCCCGCGTCGGGTTCTGGAGGGCGCGCTATGA
- the rpmI gene encoding 50S ribosomal protein L35 gives MPKLKTKSGAKKRFKITATGLLKAGVAGKRHRLIGHNGKYIRQNRGTKVMSESDAKTIRSYLPYGL, from the coding sequence ATGCCTAAGTTGAAGACCAAGTCGGGCGCTAAGAAGCGCTTCAAGATCACGGCCACGGGCCTGCTGAAAGCCGGCGTCGCCGGCAAGCGTCACCGTCTGATCGGCCACAACGGCAAGTACATCCGCCAAAACCGCGGCACGAAGGTCATGAGCGAATCCGACGCCAAGACCATCCGTTCGTACCTGCCCTACGGCCTTTAA